One Armatimonadota bacterium DNA window includes the following coding sequences:
- a CDS encoding acetylornithine transaminase yields the protein MLDVKTAQSVGEIDQQWVMGTYLRQAPLFVRGEGARLYDSEGKEYLDFIAGVAVCSIGHCHPRLVDAISRQAATLMHVSNLYLTEPQAKLAEKLCAISGMDKVFYVNSGAEAVETSIKIARKHAQTRSIEEPEIIAFHGAFHGRSMGALSATAQPKYQDPFKPLLPGFRYVDPNDARALNEAFNANTCAVLVEPIQGESGVRPINPLILHEARALCDKHGALLILDEIQCGMGRTGRWFVCQKLGIAPDLMTVAKGLGGGFPIGACLARGEVADLLKPGEHGSTFGGNALACTAALAVIETIEQENLLVSAERVGHELQSGLKKLTAAGLPISQVRGAGLLIGIGLTRPIAKAVCKAALERGLLVNPVGEDTIRMAPPLIITERDVAQAMDILQAAFSAVSD from the coding sequence ATGCTCGACGTTAAGACAGCCCAGTCGGTCGGCGAGATCGACCAGCAATGGGTGATGGGGACCTATTTGCGCCAGGCGCCGCTCTTTGTGAGGGGCGAGGGTGCTCGCCTTTACGACTCCGAAGGCAAGGAATATCTCGATTTCATTGCCGGAGTCGCCGTCTGCAGCATCGGCCACTGTCACCCAAGATTGGTCGATGCGATCTCGCGCCAAGCCGCAACCCTGATGCACGTCAGCAATCTCTATCTGACGGAGCCCCAGGCGAAATTGGCGGAAAAACTCTGCGCCATATCGGGCATGGACAAGGTCTTCTACGTTAACAGCGGCGCAGAGGCCGTGGAGACCTCTATCAAGATCGCGCGCAAACACGCCCAGACCCGGAGCATCGAGGAGCCGGAGATCATCGCCTTTCACGGCGCGTTTCATGGTCGATCCATGGGCGCGCTGTCGGCAACCGCGCAGCCCAAGTATCAGGACCCTTTCAAGCCGTTGCTTCCAGGCTTTCGATACGTCGATCCGAACGACGCCCGCGCATTGAACGAGGCTTTCAATGCCAATACCTGCGCGGTTTTGGTCGAGCCGATCCAAGGAGAGAGCGGGGTCAGGCCGATCAACCCGCTAATCCTGCACGAGGCCCGCGCACTGTGCGACAAGCATGGGGCGCTGCTGATTTTGGACGAGATTCAATGCGGGATGGGGCGCACCGGTCGATGGTTCGTTTGCCAAAAGTTAGGCATAGCGCCTGACTTAATGACGGTGGCCAAGGGCTTGGGAGGGGGATTCCCGATCGGCGCCTGCTTGGCGAGAGGAGAAGTTGCCGATCTGCTGAAGCCGGGAGAGCACGGCTCGACCTTTGGCGGCAACGCGCTGGCCTGTACAGCGGCTCTGGCGGTCATTGAGACTATCGAGCAAGAGAACCTGCTTGTCAGCGCAGAACGAGTCGGCCATGAGCTTCAATCGGGGCTCAAAAAGCTGACAGCGGCTGGCTTGCCCATATCGCAGGTGCGCGGCGCCGGGCTTCTCATTGGCATCGGTCTTACTCGCCCGATTGCTAAAGCCGTCTGCAAGGCTGCGTTAGAGCGCGGATTATTGGTGAATCCGGTCGGCGAGGATACGATTCGCATGGCGCCGCCGCTGATCATAACCGAGCGCGATGTCGCTCAAGCGATGGACATTCTGCAGGCGGCGTTCTCCGCGGTTTCTGATTGA
- a CDS encoding alpha/beta hydrolase: MRVLLLLAALLPAVSWADLSQPGPYAAGWQRVSVARPNSTTFSAYLFYPALARGSGAAYRSDGAPYPAISFGHGFLQPVTRYQSTLEHLATHGYFVIASESEGSLFPSHANFANDMRLCLTWLEQQNGNPASWLFGQLAIDRFGLSGHSMGGGCSLLAASGDSRIRAVANLAAAETNPSAIAAMPGIRAPVSLISGSSDTIVPVSTNGQRMYDAGFAPKTLPVIQGGWHCGFEDSSSFGCDSGPLSRAVQLQITRRLLTEFFNLYLKGDATLAANVWSAPNSAEVVRQSNPGLVVQPSSAEVQIIKKSRGEIALQLANTAREPAHYAAQAANSGWLVSISPNPARSLSPGESQTIYVKAVYPSDTEPLGNLVEIDFYATSDPLTRVRVRLLLKWPD, translated from the coding sequence ATGAGAGTTCTTCTTCTGCTCGCTGCTCTGTTGCCCGCCGTCTCTTGGGCCGATCTCTCGCAGCCAGGCCCTTACGCGGCCGGATGGCAGAGAGTCTCCGTCGCCCGCCCCAATTCGACCACATTTTCCGCCTACCTGTTCTACCCGGCTCTCGCCAGGGGGTCCGGCGCTGCGTATCGGTCGGACGGCGCGCCCTACCCGGCGATTTCGTTCGGCCACGGTTTTTTGCAACCGGTTACAAGATATCAATCGACTTTGGAGCATCTGGCGACGCACGGCTATTTCGTAATCGCCTCCGAGTCGGAAGGCTCGCTCTTCCCAAGCCATGCGAACTTTGCAAACGACATGCGGCTATGTTTGACTTGGTTGGAGCAACAAAACGGCAACCCCGCATCGTGGCTTTTCGGCCAGTTAGCGATCGACCGATTCGGATTGAGCGGACACTCGATGGGCGGAGGATGCAGCCTATTGGCGGCATCGGGCGACTCTCGGATTCGCGCGGTTGCCAACCTCGCCGCCGCGGAGACGAACCCCTCTGCGATTGCGGCCATGCCGGGCATTCGCGCGCCCGTGAGCCTCATTTCGGGAAGCAGCGACACCATTGTGCCCGTCTCGACCAACGGACAAAGAATGTACGACGCGGGTTTTGCGCCAAAGACGCTGCCCGTCATTCAAGGCGGATGGCACTGCGGGTTTGAGGATTCTTCTTCGTTTGGATGCGACAGCGGCCCGCTCTCAAGAGCGGTTCAGCTTCAAATAACGCGCAGGCTTCTGACCGAGTTTTTCAATCTTTATCTAAAGGGCGATGCGACTTTGGCGGCAAACGTCTGGAGCGCGCCCAACAGCGCCGAGGTCGTTCGACAATCCAATCCCGGCCTCGTTGTGCAACCGTCATCGGCCGAAGTCCAGATTATAAAAAAATCTCGAGGCGAAATCGCGCTACAACTTGCCAACACGGCGCGCGAGCCGGCCCACTATGCGGCGCAAGCGGCCAACTCGGGCTGGCTGGTCAGCATTTCGCCCAACCCTGCTCGATCGCTGAGCCCCGGCGAAAGCCAGACGATTTATGTCAAAGCGGTTTATCCATCGGACACCGAACCGCTCGGCAATCTGGTCGAGATCGATTTTTACGCGACGAGCGACCCGTTGACAAGGGTCCGCGTCAGGCTGCTTTTAAAATGGCCCGATTGA
- a CDS encoding tetratricopeptide repeat protein, which translates to MSFFQRFFGQGRSPAYDEGIKLFDAQRFSDALPLFQQAASEAKDRMVAKLARFYVAETHTHLGQTCFKHGQYDQAEKHFLQALEIQPQYADLHFQRADALRRLKRFEDAQTHLNEALSINPQFAKAMLCDALLKYESGDRETGLQRLYEAMAVEPSFKNGRFSEALSLHEADRYEEALSVFETIPCAAADDALVHAQRGDAFYRQRNFEEAADEYRRALALSPDYADIRNHYGMALAALGKELEAIAEFERAVEINPKFVDARLNLAITLRDQGRLEEAKRHFEVVLELEPDNPLARHNLDSFAA; encoded by the coding sequence ATGTCTTTTTTTCAGCGCTTCTTTGGGCAAGGTCGCAGTCCGGCCTACGATGAGGGGATCAAGCTTTTTGACGCTCAGCGCTTCTCGGACGCGCTGCCGCTGTTCCAACAGGCTGCATCGGAAGCCAAGGATCGCATGGTGGCCAAATTAGCCCGATTCTATGTGGCCGAGACGCATACGCACCTGGGGCAGACTTGCTTTAAGCACGGACAGTACGATCAGGCGGAGAAGCACTTCCTGCAAGCGCTGGAGATTCAGCCTCAATACGCCGACCTGCACTTTCAGCGCGCCGATGCCCTGAGGCGACTGAAGCGGTTTGAGGACGCTCAAACCCACCTGAACGAAGCGCTGAGCATCAATCCGCAGTTTGCCAAGGCGATGCTTTGCGACGCATTGCTAAAGTACGAGTCGGGCGATCGAGAGACTGGCCTTCAGCGTCTGTACGAGGCGATGGCGGTCGAGCCTTCGTTTAAGAACGGCCGATTCTCCGAGGCGCTTTCGTTGCACGAGGCAGATCGGTACGAAGAAGCCCTCTCCGTTTTCGAGACCATCCCGTGCGCCGCGGCGGACGACGCTCTGGTCCATGCCCAGCGAGGCGATGCTTTCTACCGTCAGCGCAACTTCGAAGAGGCGGCGGACGAATATCGGCGCGCCTTGGCGCTGAGCCCCGACTATGCCGACATTCGCAATCACTACGGCATGGCGCTGGCCGCGCTGGGAAAGGAGCTCGAGGCGATTGCTGAGTTTGAGCGGGCGGTCGAGATCAACCCGAAATTTGTGGACGCGCGCCTCAACCTGGCTATCACCCTTCGCGATCAGGGTAGACTCGAGGAGGCGAAGAGGCACTTCGAGGTCGTGTTAGAGCTCGAGCCGGACAATCCGCTCGCTCGGCACAATTTAGACTCCTTCGCCGCCTGA